The Prionailurus viverrinus isolate Anna chromosome B1, UM_Priviv_1.0, whole genome shotgun sequence genome includes the window AGGAAGTTAAGTGTTCCAACCCATTACGTCTCCATCagggatagaaaaaaaatgttggaataaTCTGAGTGTGATACATACAGTGGGCCCAGTTTCATAGCCGGGCTGGATTGTTATATTAAAAGACTATAAATCCAGGACTGTTTCTCTATGTCTCCCCGGGTCCTACGACTGAGAGGATCTGTCATTTGGGGGATGTTTCTGCAGAACTCACATTCTTGGATTACCAGGTGAGGGATCACCCCGTTAATTTTCATAAAAGCATTTCAttgtccattttgtttttgttccttttacgTGTGCATGTGCGGAGttcatctctttttatttattttttttaattttatttatttatttttttaattgttttttcaacggtttttatttatttttgggacagagcatgaacgggggaggggcagagagagagggagacacagaatcggaaacaggctccaggctccgagccatcagcccagagcccgacgcggggctcgaactcacggaccgctagatcgtgacctggctgaagtcggacgcttaaccgactgcgccacccaggcgccccgttcatctctttttaaaaatgcagttgcaCAGGAAAAACCACCACAACGTTTTTAttcttactttattattatttgtcaatatttctttactttgagagagagagtgagagtgagcacgagcaggggaggggcagagagagaggagggagaatcccaagcaggctccacacggtcaaggcagagcccaacacggactccatcacatgaactgtgagatcgtgacctgagctgaaatcaagggtggacgctcaacccactgagctacccaggcaagGAGAACAGAAATCCGAAGAGGAGGAAGGATGAAGGAGACGAGGAAAAAGTAACAAGGAAGCCAGGGCGGTTGTGGGGACCGAAGGAAATGCTgtgaaggcagaggaaagggcagaaaaagatAAAGTGGGTGTAAGAGCCCAGGGAAGGCTGAGGGAGGATGGAGAGAATCCCATGGTACTGCTTCCGAGGCCACACGCCCAATAGAATGCAAGTTTAGTTGTGTCTGTTTCCCCCACCAGTAAACACAAACGATCCGATATCATGGCATACAGTTCTTAGTAACTGCAAGAGACACATTTTGAAATACAGCGTGCCCCATATAATGGACTGGGCTCTGGGTCTCCTTGTTCCCTCCATTTCTTACTTGCAGTAAGTCCCACTCAGCCCTCTTTCCTCCTCCGCCACCCGTGGTCACCTGGCCCGCAGTGGCACCGAGTGAAAGTTTCGTCAGTGACTACCGCTACCCTCTCTGTTTCAAAGAAGCCTCTGCAACATAGAAAATAGCATGGTTATCCTGATATCAGCAGGTTGTGTCGTGTTGTGCATTTTATGGAGCCTGTGTCCCTGGTGAATTTTCGTAAACTTAATATAAACATAGCATCTGCTACAGCAATCTCTATGGTGATCTTAATCGGTAACATGGAGAGAGGATGTGCTGTTTATGTCCTGTCCCTGAAGCACAAGCACATGGATtatgaaagcaggggagagaatcGGGCAAGTTGCAGACTATATTCTTCTGTACCCGGGCAAGTTTCAAATGCAATATGGAAAGCTGACCTGCCAAGACACATGTAAGCACGAAGGAGAAGACTCTAACGTGACTGGCTGAGATCTAGTTCAGGAAGGGTCCATTCGGGGGTGTGGGATACACGGTAGTTCTTAGACCCTCATCTTAGTCCGCTCAGGCCACCACAGGCTGGGGCTTTTACACAACAGAGATTCACTGACTCACAGTCTCGGGGTGGGAAGTCCCGGATCCAGGTGTGGGCAGTGTAGACACCATCTGTCCCCATGTCCTCACGTGGTCATCCCTCTGAACATGACCGcgtcctcccctcctcttcctaaCAGGACATCTGTCATACTGGAGTGGGGCCCACGCCAACAGCCTTGTTTTGCCTTAGTTACCTCTCCCTATTTTCCCCTCTGAGGCACTTGATTTGCATGTGTGTATTACCTCCCTAGAAAAGGAATCCTGGGGTTTTCCCTCCTGTGTATTTTCGCCTTGCTCCTTCATGGTCCACGATGCCAGCTAAGGTTGTTGGTGCATTGAAACCAAATTGGCAGGGCGGGAGCAGATCATCCTgccatttttctagatctttgaGTTGTGCGTCACGTCTGGGGCTGGTCACTCCACGCGTGTTTAGCCTGCCCGTCAGGGTCACAGCCGTCTTCCCGTCTCTGTGATCATCAGTCATTTCAAATTCACCAATGTAAACACGCTTCATCATCACAGTTAGAAACCGGAGGATGACTTTGGAGCAGAGCCTAAGAAGAACCTGGTGTTTGCCTCTCTTACTGGCATTGTTGCTGCCCTTGAGAGCATCTGCCAGGACGTTCATGCGTACCATCATGGAGGCATGGAAAAATGTCGGAAAGAGCTTAATCATCTCTTTAAAGACCCCAACTCTAAACACAATCACCTTCTGAGATCCTGGGGCTTCGGACttctaaatatgaatttttagagggacacaatttagtccataacactttccaagattttttttaatctttagagtTATTTAGAGTTtctctttatatacatatttttttcttatgatcgTCTTCTGGGGTCCCTTCTAAGGCCCCCATCTCAGTCCTGGAGGAACCCTGTGTATCTCCACATCCTGTGTAATTTCCGTAATCACCAACCACCCAACTCTTAGCCCAATGACTGTgtcttgctttcatttttatctttacgTCCCCAAATTTTTACCTTTACTGAttagagtttttaaaactttgtagtACTTTATTTGCTAACAGTAAGTTTCCATGAGTTTAAAAAACCCTCAGGGTGTGTGTTAGAGAATTATAAACAAGGACAGCCATAAAGCATACCATTTATTGGCAGCAAAAAATCTGTGGCCAAATGCCTTTCatgtattattactatttttaatttcaaacttgCAGAGTAGATACATAGTTCTGCCCTGTTCTGTGAATAAGGGATCTGGATCTCAGAAAAGTGAGGTTTCTTGTCCAAGGTCATCATGGTAGAACTTAACCATGAATGACCGAAGCTAAAAATCATGCATCCCCCATTGAGGCTGCATTAAAGGTTGACTCATATGTCAGAAGCTCTGTTGTTAAAGATTCATCCATTCATTGACTTACACTTCCATTTAATAAACATCTATTTAGTTGCTGCTGTGTGCTAGGCATCTACTCTAGCACACACTGAAAATGAAGAAGattgtatgtacacacatatgtacacatgcacaaacatgcacatgtacacatgcatacacacatgtgccCACAGAGTCTACCATTACTGGTACTTGAAGCTGACCCTGCAATCCTCTAAAATAACATGGAATTTAGTGCAGCTGCTGGAACTTAGGTCAGAAGAACTGaaatgaatatttacattttggaCAAGTGATCATTGAGAGAACCTCTACTTGTCATTTAGGTTAAAAAAGAGGTTAGCGTTACTGTGGTGTGATGCCACCTTAGATACATGTGGCAAACGGCTACAAAACTTTGAAGGGATTGGCAGGTAAAGTTCTGGGCTGTGGACTTAGAGTATTGAGCACCATCACACATCTGTTCTCTGGTCTTCAAAAGGGTGAGCCCCAGCTTCTCGTGTATCAATTTCATGATCATTATGATTCTGTCGAGCTCCAAAGAATACGGCTGCAGATGAGGTGAGTTGGGAGATGCTGCATTTACAGAGTCTAAAAGTTTTGTCTACTTCCCCCACCAGGGAAAGCCAACCGAAGGAGTTTTCCCATGCATTtggggaggtcagagagggagatggaagtTGAGAAGCCAAGGGAGGTGCATAGGAGTCACTTGGGAGATGAGACAGCGGGTGGGACAGAGAAATGGCATGGGACCACCCGGTGGGCCCAAGGGTCACCGGAAGCAAATGGTCGCAAATGTATAATGGGGCCGCCAAGCATGGCTGtgacttcctctccttcctcattCAGCTGTGATTACAGAGGAGTTGAAAGAGCAGGAAAATGCCTTGTATGTCCTGTGAATGTCCTAGGTTGAAAGACATGGAGTTGCTGCTGTTCATGTGGCCCCCAAAGTGGTGATTGCACAGGCATCAGCTAAATACATTCACACGCATTAggaacatttatatttaatctttcttGGATTCTTATGCGATGGGATTGAGGATTGCAGGGAGCCTCCGTCAAATGATTTCGGTAACAATTGACAGTTGGCTGTGACGGCCAGCTCGGTAGCTtggaattcattcctttttattcctttttaaaaactcacctcCTCTTCTTCCATTCAGCTCTTAATTATTGGTGTTTTCCAAATATCATCATTGGCTCTcttcatacacattttaaaaaattagaggcTTTAATTTTTAGAGTTTTAGGTGTACTGAAATATTCAAAAGAacaatattcaatattattgAAAGACTGGGTGCAGAGTGTTCActtatttccctccctctccccccatacAGTGTCCCCTAATATGAACATGTTGCATTACTtggtatatttgttataactgatgagtcaatattgatacattactattaactgaagtccatagtttaccttagggctCATCCTTTGTATCACATAtcctatgggtttggacaaatgtattaGCCATTTCAGCAACTTCCAGAATAGTTACACTGCCCTAAATCCCTGTgttccacccactcacccactcacCTCTTCTTCCCACGCACTGGCCACCTCTAAACTCTCTAAGGACTCTACAGTTTTGATTTTTCAGAATGCCATACagttggaatcacacaatatgtagtCTTCTTGGTTTTGCTTCTTACACTTAGCAGTGCCCATGaaggtttctccatgtcttttcatttgaTAGACCTCATTTCTAGctctggataatattccattgtccgGATGGACCACTGTGTATTTACCCATCTCCCTATTAAAGTTTTattccaagttttggcaactgtacatagagctgctataaacattaacGTGCAGATTTTTGTTGggatgtaagttttcaactcatttgggtaaatccTGAAGAACCCGATGGCTGGATCACACAGTAGGagtgttttagttttgtgagaaactgccaaactgtcttctaaagtgtccacaccattttgcattcccaccagcagtgagtgAACCCTCCTGGAGCTCCACGGCCTTGCCAGCGTGTGGCGTTGTCCGTGTTtgtgattttaaccattctaatagcTGCGTAGTGGTACCTCATTGTTATTTTACTTGTACACCAGAGTTTTACTCCAAAAAATGTTATCAGGTTGCACAGCTTATATGCACTGAAGATTTCTGAACTCTGATTGAGCCCATCAGTTCTTTCTAACTAACTACGTTAAAGACACCTCCATCCCTCGGGGACTTCAAGTTAAGCATTTTCTAAAGTTAGCTCATTTACTGTGTGGTTCTGATCCTGATGATTGCTGATTTTCTCGGGGCGTGGCTATTTAGAGTCCTGGTCAACAGCACACTCTCTCCCAGgacgctctctctctgcctccaatgTCGGACCACCAGGGAGTCATAGCCATCGGTGGCATGGAAATCAGACAGAACTGAGCTTAGTTATGGCTCAGTATTTTCTAGCTATTTGTTTGACCTTAGTCAAGATACTTGAGTTCTTAGTTTCCTTGGGTGTGAAATGGGTCTAGTAAttaaaagttacttaagagaAGTTAAGATAATGAAGATAGACCTTGAGCACAGAATGGTTGCACATGAAATACGTATTAGCTCTTGCTGGTATTAAATGCTTGATCATTTATTCTGAGCTGAACACATGTattttccccactccccaccctctgcccctgtcATGATTTCTCTCCTCATTGCTGCAGTCATCTTCCACTTGGACTGTCTTGCTCTCCTTTTCTCTGATCGACTGCCTCCAGTGTCTTTCTTTGGTCATCTCAGACTTTTTTAAAGAACCGTCCCCCTCTAACACGACCGATGATATAATTTCATGCTTAAATATCTTCCATGGaaaccaaaatcaaaatcaagTCCTCGCTTATTTATAATGCTTACAAAGACCTACGCATAAACATGGCCGTAGAAGTCTCTGTGAGCTTTATATCCATCCAGAGGCAGCAAagtgctttggctcaggtctctgTGCAAGTCACAGCATCCACCGCCCCGCGTGTCCGTCATCTGGTGAAGCTCAGATGGCAGctgctgtttctgtttgttttgtgccCACCTGTCCTCTCAGCGAACATCCTCTTGACTCACATTCTGGAGTCAAGATCTCCAGAACCTACtcatcttgtaactgaaagtttgcaGCCTTTGACCACCATTCccctcattccccacccccaccccccgcccctcgaTGGACTCTCTTCACCGTGCTCCTGTGACTCTCCGACATTGGTCGTGGTGactatttcataatgtatatcaACACATCAAGTTGTGTACCTTATACATGCAATTTTTATTTGCCAGGTGTAcgtcaataaagctggaaaaaatacaaactctTCTTTACGACTCCCCGGTTCCTTCCTCCTGCCAGCTTGCCTGTTCACCCACTGTGCTTCTTCGGATTGTGTTCTAAGTTCTGTCTGCTTTTCACCCTCATTCCCCTCAAGACGGGGCCCCCCGAGCACCTGCTAAAGTGACAGAACGTACCTTGTTTTCCAAATCAAATTGATGGCTTGATGGACATTGCAAATAACTGTGTGAAACGCTGGTGCCGttaatgaaataagtcaggcagaggaaggcaaatagtacatgatttcactcatgtgtgggatttaagaaaacagatgaacatatgggagggaaaagaaaagagagtgaagCAAACCGTGATGGtcttaatgatagaaaacaagctgagggttgatggggggggggcggatgggccaaatgggtgatgggcattgaggagggcactggtgggaatgggcactgggtgtcgtatgtaagagatgaatcactgggttctactccggAAGCCAAGACCACACGgtaggttaactaactagaatttaagtgaAAACTTGAAAACAACCAATGTTTCACACGTCAGTGTAGAGATGGTTTAGAGTAGAGCGTGAGGCCGCTTACAAGACTGTGACTACGAAGTATGACGAGATGCACATCGCTGTCACCATTAAAACAGAAAGGGGCCGAGAAACCACAGAGAACCCCCGAGTGCGTCGTTGCGAAGGGGTGTACACCCGATTTGTCTGTCTAATCTTAA containing:
- the LOC125164190 gene encoding 40S ribosomal protein S15a-like: MMVRMNVLADALKGSNNASKRGKHQVLLRLCSKVILRFLTVMMKRVYIGEFEMTDDHRDGKTAVTLTGRLNTRGVTSPRRDAQLKDLEKWQDDLLPPCQFGFNAPTTLAGIVDHEGARRKYTGGKTPGFLF